The Sparus aurata chromosome 10, fSpaAur1.1, whole genome shotgun sequence genome includes the window CATCATGTagaccacgcacacacacacacacacacacacacactactcttTCCTACTGACTCTATTTCCTAATCTCTCTTACATCGATGCACTTTTAAGCATTTCTTTCTTATAATGCgaacattacatttacagtcTACTTTGACATTAGTTAATTGTGTGATCTGCAGGAGAACAGGCAGCACTGTCCTTCGAGTGGCAGTAAGAAGATTTGAATCAGTCTTGAGAAGTCTGTTTATGTCAAGCCTCTGGTTATCCAAGTCCTCCAACATGCAGCACGACATTATACATTGTGTTACGTGATAGAGACTTCTCCAAATGCAGTTTCACCTTGATGGCAGGAAGTGAGTGTGTGCGCATCGAGAGAAGCTTTGTTCATGAACTAAACGTCCCGATGGAGGGTTTCTGCCGCGgtgaaaacaagaggaaatgtTCTCACTCACCTTGAACACATCTCCGTAGGTGCCGCACCCAATCCGATGAATTAACTCGTAATCGTCCAGAGGGTCCAGGAATGACACCCCTATCCTGTCCATGTTTGGAGACACCTCTTGGTGCTGTGGGTGAGCCTGGCGGGCTCTCTACTCACACATCCCAAGCTGTTGTTGTCGGAGCAGAAAGCAGCAGATGAGCGCACTCTATCTGACTGAGTGCTAAATGGGAACTAATTAGTGCTGAATAATCGCTGCTGTATTGATCCggctgacagacacacagagctgctcactgacagaaccgacacacacactgcaagcGTTTGTGAGCGAGTGGTCCGGAGTGGAGCAGAGTCCCATCACGCATGAGCAGAGACActgcacactgtaaaaaaattcGAGACCTGTTGTTCAGCTCTGTTGTTTTGATACTGCTGTATCTTCTGTCCAAAACCATTTAGGagttatttaaaataataataataataataataataataataacaaatatatatatatatatatggatatatttatatgtatgtcaatgtatatatatatgtatgtatatatatttatgtatgtatatatatatttatatatgtatatatatatatatatttatatatgtatatatataNNNNNNNNNNNNNNNNNNNNNNNNNNNNNNNNNNNNNNNNNNNNNNNNNNNNNNNNNNNNNNNNNNNNNNNNNNNNNNNNNNNNNNNNNNNNNNNNNNNNNNNNNNNNNNNNNNNNNNNNNNNNNNNNNNNNNNNNNNNNNNNNNNNNNNNNNNNNNNNNNNNNNNNNNNNNNNNNNNNNNNNNNNNNNNNNNNNNNNNNCTGCAGCTGCTAGCAATCTGATCCATTTCAGTCTTTACTGCTTGCTAGTGAACATTATTTAGGTCAGCAGCACTCACTGTAGGTTCAAGTTAATCCCAAGATTGCCACCTTATTTTAAGACAGCAGAGAAGTTCAAGTTCACATTGTGCGCACAAGAGCAGAAACCTAAAAATGGATAAGGTTGGTGTCCCGTGGGGGTGGTCCTACCTTCCTGTTGCCCTAGTATCCAAGTCCCTCCCCCCGTCCACCAGCTCCTGTAGAAGCCGGGCCCTGGAGGATGAGAGGCACTGGAGAATATCATCCACCACGCAGTGGCCTGGGCTTGCCATTGCCTTTGGCTGCTCACTTGCCCTCCACCCCACTATCTGCTTATGGCTTTGTAGGCTCTGTGCATGTCTCACATCCTTGCTTAAGCATTAAACAGTAGGGTTTTTTTTGGACCggttttgcttcttttttcagaatattttggtgctgtgatttttttctctcagtgttaGAAGTCTATACCTGTGTAAACAGATTGTAGCCAATACTGTGAAAGCCGTGTTTGTGAAATTGTAAGACATTAGGCTAGATATTGATAGATGATGTCATGAGCCACACAGTATTCTCAGGCACACATTACCTTAAATACTTATGTCACAAGCATCCAACCTATTCACTCTAAGAGAGGAATGACAGGACTTGACTGCACCCTGTGGAATTTGAACTCTTACTGACTCATCGGCTTCTCTGCAAGGATATCTGACTTGGCTTATGCATTAGAGTGATTTGGTAAATCTATGCAGAGTACCACAATTAGTGCCTAGGGGATATTAAATGTTTCATTGCAGTAAATGTTATTTGTAGAGAATTTGTGACAAAACAATCTTAGTTCAAGGTCAATTTATTGGCTTTTACTGAGCTTTTGTTGTACACACTGATTACAGGGTAAGGAATGAGATGTCATGTTCAGGGTAGAATCAGGTTTTGGGAATTGTAAATGATTGTTATACCCAGACCACAAACGTAATCGCTCAGCTCCAGTTATTGCACAGAGGAGATTACATAAAATCTGAAGTGGAGGGCCACTGAGGCCTTATTTGGCAGATAATACATGCCTAGTCGGCAAAGTTGTTTACCACTTTTGAACCATGTTCAAGTAGTCCCTCTGGAAGTTAAGTTTCTTATCAAGTAGCCCTAGCCCTGCCTAACATCCGTGGATGTATTCTCACTAGCTGTTTTGGAATTTGTTTACTAGCACAGAGCCAAAGGACTACAACGCTGTTGGCGAGATGGAAAAGTCCATTCATGTGGCCTAGTTTGAACAAGGCATTGTATTGTGGCACAGGGGAGGTGGCAGTCCAATCCAAGACAAAGTGGACCAGTCAGTTGTGCATCAGTGGAAAAGTCTGTGTCtatacggggggggggggggggttagcaAGATGGCACAAAAATGTGATTGGTAGGTGAATTCTGCATAGAATTGgttctgtgtttacattcaggTCGGAAATCCTAAAGATTTTTCAGttctttttactttgttgtGCAGCAGAACTCACCTTCTCtgaggttgtggacaaaatGGTCAGAGTTGTTGGAAATTCTTAAAACTGAAGTTTTGGGGTATAACATACGCTGTTGACTTTAACTTACACATGTTGTTGCTGGTGGTGgtaattaaaatgtcaatggagATTGCTAATTGAACAGGGCAATCAGCACATTTGTGGAGATTAAAATACTTGCTGGGTAGCAGAATGCTGTACTCCATATCTGTTGCATCACAGGGTTAGTGACAGTTTTCAGTAggtaatgtttattttattttacttactaCATACATGCTCTTGAAGAGCACAGATGCACTGAGGAAGTTTTGTTCTCTGTCTGTCAACCTTGATGATCATAGCCTCTCGTATTATTGAAAGCTGATTATGCAGTGACATCAATCTTtagtaaataacaaaaaacagtgCATCTGTGCTATTCAAGAGCATGTACGCAATGAGGAAGTTTTGTTCTGTCTGTCAACCATGATGATCATGGCCTCTGGTATTATTGAAAGCTGATTATTACAGTAACATCAATCTTTAGTAtacacaaataacaaaaaaataacaaagtttttttaataacattgAAGCAATTGGCCTCATTGATTGCCAGTTTTCTAGAGGTGTATGATGTGTAATAATCAGTTTTGTAGAAAATTTAAAATATAAGGCCTGTTAATACACTTTTAGATGTCAGAACATTCTCCAAATCAAAACTTTTTCCAGTGTATTAGTAACTGAAGAATGTGCAGAATGAAAAATGAACACAATCAAAATGACTTCAAGTTGCAAGTCTATTGCAAGTCATACACTTGCTATACAAATCACAACTGGCATGTAgttgatttcatttattttgctgcttcatTTGATCATTCAGATAATGTTCCATACTGAGTGCTGCCTGATGGCAACTTTATGTATTATTTAAGAGCAGCATGAATAAACATGAAGATACCATCCATTATACCAATTTGCCTTACTTTTCCATGATGCAATGCATGAATGCTTGGGCTGCAGCATTAAGGCCTCACTGTACAATATTAGAAGTGCATGGGAGTTGAGTATGTTGTGATTTATATGACCAcccctcctttttcctcttcgCTGTCGTTCCTCATGCATGGCAATGCAGATAAAAGAGTGGTCCTGGGCTCCGACAAGCCCTGTGATGGTGTAGCAACATCTCTTCGCTTTCCTACTCAACCTGGCTCATTCAGCCCTGGCAATTATGGGAGTGAAGCAGGCCCGCCAGATGGACAACCGGATTCACCCATAAAGACGTCTCCTGTTTCAGAGCGCATAAAGGCGCTGGAAGCTCTTGCTGCCAAAAAGAAGGAACCTGATTTTAGAAGTGATGGAGGTTTCTCTCACTTCAGAGACCGCCACCATGAAAAATTTTCCATTGAGACCCCAAAATCTCCCACTGAAAAAATTACAGCAACCGTTCAGAAAAAAGGAGGCTCTCCTGATCAGGAGTCACCAGAATCTCCTTTTGAAGTACTTGGAGATTTAAGACAAGTGAGTGAATTTGAAGAAACGGAAGAGTGGATGAAGGCGCATTTACCTCCTGTGCCAGACTTTGCTGCTGTAGATCTAATTAAAGGCCTCCTGACGTCAGACAATGTTCCATCAAAGGAGAAGGAGACTAATATAGTTATACCTGATTCTCCCACTGCCTTTGCTGGTGTCCCTGATGCTTTTATGGATTCTCCTATTGAAGCTCCAAAACTGATGAATGATCCAAGTGATGTACAGAAGCAGCCAAGTGTAGAGGAGGACTCAGAGTTTGACCTTAGCTTTTTGCCAACAGCCTACATGTGGGATCAGCAGGAGAAATCAGGTGCCCAGTCTCCATCAAATTGCAGTTCAGTGCTTCCAGCTTCACCTGCACCTCCCGCAGGCTTTGATTCCCCTTCTCCTGCTGTCCCAACAGTTGGCATGGAAGATAAACAGAATGTAGTGGATGACAAGAAGCCCACTTGGACTGGAGATCTTGAGCCCCCTGAggcaagtgaagtggacagttCAGGAGAGTCGGATGATACGGTCATTGAAGATGGTGTCTCAGTTCCCCCATCTTCTGATCCTGCAGCTTCAAATGATCCTATCACAACCCCTGCTTCCACAGCTCAGAATCTTCACTCTGAGGACAAGGTGACTCCTCCACCAAAGTCTGAGAGGAAGCTAATGCAGGTTCCAACAATTAATGTTATTGAGACTGATGAGCCAAATTACAGTGACGAGGAGATGGAAATGGAACTTGAagcagaggaagatgaggatTATGAAGTTGTAAAAGACCCAGCCAGAGAGGCTCCAAATATGACTGAAACAAAGATCACTGATGGTAAAAATGAGCCACCCAAACCACGTCCCGTAGAAACTGAATTCATGGAAGGTTActctcctccatcttcaccAGTGGACTCTGATGCTGAATACTCTCCCAAACACAAGATACTTAAAACTCTGCCTGAAATATCAAAACCTGAGGCCCCGCTCAATCAAACTGATACAAAAGACTTGGCATCTGATACCCAAGCACAATCTGAAATATCACAGACCTCTTCCTCCCCTTTCATAATCACAAATGAAGAGGTAGACTTCCCAGACAATGATGATGAGTGGTCAGATGAAGCACAAGATATCCTGGTCAAATCTTGCAAGACTGATCTTGCATTTGTGGAACAAACTTCTTACTCCCAATCCAAAATGGATCAAAAAAGCAGCACAGCTGCACAAGGGACTCATATGGAGGAGGCTTTGCTTTCTAAAACCAGCTTCATGCAAGATGATATCTATGACAGACAATCCtttgattatgattatgatgcATCCACTCCCTTGGATGACATAGATGATAAAGGGCTAAGCAATGCTAAGGAACGATTTCTTTCTGATCCATCTCGAATCCATGTTGAAACACTGAATGCAAGTACGGCACCAAATGATGCTCTTGATGAATGTCAAAATCTGGAAGATGTCGCCTCAGTGAATGATGAAGCTTTCCCCAAGCCAGTTGGTCAGTCATTTATAAGAGATTATCCCCAAGACCCATACTCCTCTTTACAAAATGAGATACTAGGAAGCATCAGTGAGCAAGATTTCAATAAGAAAATGACCACCGCCAATGTTACAGATAACATGGTAAATGGCAAGTCCCTCCTGGGACAGAAAATGGGCTCGAATAGCCAGCAGGACACAACAAGCATCACAGAAAGTGTCGACCTTGACACCTCAGTTTCTGAGCCTACAGATAGCTTTGTGGACTTCATGCGAGAGTGCCTAAAATCGAGGcaagatgatgatgacgacgatgCACAACAAGGTGTTCCATTAAAGACTGAGTTCTGCAAAACTCATGTGCCTCCTTCCCATCCCCACCCAACCATGGTAATGGATCTTGAACAGGAACAGCTTACTATCAGTGCCCTTAAAGAGCTGGGCAGCAGtcaagaagaggaggaggaaatggtgTCTCTGCAGTCAACAGTTGCTGACCAGGACAAAGTTAACCCCAATGCAACATCTATACAGCAGTCTTCCTTTACTTCAGTTCCTACTCCTCCATGTTCTCAAAGCAACCTTGTGTTTGACAGCACTTATTCCAAAGAGGTTGAAGCCATCAACGAATTGGTGGCTGAAGCTTATCATCTTGCTGAGCATGTCTTGACAGCAATACTAACTCACTTATCAGGTAACACCTCTTTCTTTTGGGCAGTAGGCCTGCTAACCTCATGCAGTCACCTCAGAGGAACTCCTTTTCTTACTTGTACCTTGTAACTGCCTGTGCTCCTTTTCAAAAAAGTGTTTGCATAGCCTTTTACTATCTTTACACAAAGATCCCACAATACAGCTGCAACAATAACTTTATTAAactggctttgttttttttaacaatgaacCACACAACTGCAGCATAATGCCATTCCAGTGTGTGATTTTTAGATGGCATGCCAGTGTTATGGAGCCAAAAGAGGGATGACGCGTAACACAACAGAGTTGGCCTATACTGTGATGCCATATAACTTGCACATTGGGCAGTGCTttctaaacataaaaaatgcatGGCAAGAACAATAATTTACCATCTCTGTTATGGTAGTTGATCCCATCCTCTTATCAGATGTTATGGGGCTCTGGACCTCATTGTCTCCCCAATTTGCAGATGTTTTCGGTTGCTGTTCTTCACTGAGTTAGTTTCTACGTACAGTTTGCTGCTTTTCAAATCCTCCTCTGGTGTGTGGCACACATTTCACATTGTCAGACCCTTTTAATGTCAGCTCACTGATGCACACTTTCTGCAAAGATGTCAATTCAGTTCTGTTATACCTTCACTGCTGGCTCAGTGGCAAAACAACAATTCTACCCTCTTTCCCATTCTAACCTTTTGTACAGAATCTTGGGGTGGAATAATGTCCCAACATTCCtgccttgaacaggctgtgAAAAGTGGCTTATGTTTACATATCCTATAAATGTAGGAACAGGTGTTATGGCAAGACTAAAAGACAGCACTCTCCCTAGCCATTTCCTTGTTTTGATCTGTGGATTGCATTTTGCACTTTGACAAATAGTTGCAACTTCTCAGCTGTCAGCAAAGACTTATACTAAGAGAGCATAAAGGGCTTAGTATGCAAAAAATTAATTGGGTCAGACACATCAAAATTCAAGTGTCTATACCTGATTTAAATGTCACACTACACTTTTGTACAGTGTTCCTTTTAAAAGTTCACAATCAATTAATTGGACTGTAGTTGTGTGGGACTGAAGTGGGGTCACTGTTTTTGTGACAAGCAGAACTTAAATTAGTaaaatgaaagagagaaagatgttgcaatacacacaaaactgttttatcattaagatgacaattttttttggtttttttcaatCTCTAACAGTTACTGTTGAAAAAGTCACTTCATATTTTGCTGATGCTAATTACTCCAGGTTTAACAAGGTTTAGCTCAGTTGAAGAATTAGCTTATTTAGTTTAGAATTAGCTGAATCAGTTGATCATAAGCATGAATATGAAGATTTTGTCATCATCTGCCATGGACTAACAAAACCCTTAGCTTCTAGTCCAGATTACTACAGCATTAAAGCACATGTGTGCTATGCTAAAATGCGCTTAGGTGATCGGAGCAGGTGTGCTTGTGATGCAATAAAGAATACCACACACAGCTCTCACTGGAGAGACACACCTCTCAATGTTCAGGGACACCGCCTTTTGATTTACACATAATGCTAAATGGCATTTGGATAATCTCATCGATTACCGCATTACCCGAACCGTTCACATTTAAGGAGATTGTGTCAAGtttgaaatatgtatttgtttagCTACGATACACGATCTTTATGTAGAAAGTCGTGGAGACGTGGTTGGCAGTAGAGACAGCAGTCATCAGAGATTATAGTATCCAAACTACAATGTAGTTTGCTATATGAGCACAAAGGCTGCATATGGTCAGGTGACCCCCACTCCATCTGAGCTTTTGATGCTCTCTTGCCCTCTGTCCTTTTACAGCCCTGCAGTGGGCCATTGACGGGAGAATGGGTGGGGGTTTGAATATGGTGCACAAGCATTGGCTTGCAAGAACCTTGGAAGTCACGGGTTACAGTCAATCCCCAGTGTCAGGTTTCTACTTTGATGCAGCTCTCCGCAGCAGACTAGATGAAGACAATGACATGATGTTAAGGCATGgcacaaaaaagacaaagaaatgcaaaagTGATTGCATGTTTTAAGGCCATCAGTTATTTTGGTGCCATGATTAATACTCCAGTTTCAGGCAAGAGGCCATCTTGGCAAATTAGTTTGTTTTCAAGTCTTTCAGCCCTCACTTGTCCCATCTTCCTCTTTTCATCCAGGTCCAGCTGtccactttttttaaaaactatgtTTATAATAGAGTGTGAGCGCTACTTAACCAGCCTGTTTCCATGCACCACAGCTTACTGTGATAAATATTGTGTATACTCTTCATTAAAAGTTGACCAGAGTAAGGGCAAAGTACAAGCTActaggtttttatttttcaggagcAGCCAGTTCTGCAGTTCACTCCCTTTCTCTGCAAACATGATCTCCATTCCAAACACATATGCACAGAGCCTGGTATGCAGACAGTAATCCTAACACATTCAGTGGTCTGTCTTCATATGTTGAATACCATACTTTACCCTAGAGTTGGCACATCAGAGAACAGAGTGCTGGTGTTCTAGCAACCAAAAAATAGGGGAAAGTGTGCAGAGGAGACATAAGGAAATGTCAGTACAGCTTTGTCTAATGCTCTAATGTTCATTGTTCAGTGAAGCTTGTTAACAGTGCACAAAATGTATGCGTTTCCTAATTATGATGTTAATGACTTGGTGTTTTCAAAGAGGAAGCTCTGTTTTGTGTCGTGTTCTGTAGATGAGCCTGTGTTGTTGAATCCTCCCCCCTACAGCCATGAGCTGTGCTATTTTAGTGCTTCTCTGCAGTGCTGCTCTACAACTGAGTAGGTCATTAGGCGGGGTACATTTGGCTAGGTGagtttgtttcagttggttTGCCTGTTGTCATGCTGAAAATGCTTGACATTTGGTGCATTGCCATCCAAGTTTTTGGTAAAAGAACCCCCTTTTTGAAATCTTCCATCAAACCCGTCAAACTCCTTTTATCCCTGGGTCAGCCCGACAGTAGTAACAGGTGTTTATCACCTCAGGCTCGGCTTGGCTGTGACGTGTACACCCAGGTGTACTCATTCCCTTTTCAGGCAATAACTACTGTCAGGATTTGTAATGTGGTTAAATGACAGACAAAGCACAGTTTGAACAGGCATAATGATTTTTTACATTGTCAAATAATGTTATTGCCAATTACTCCAATTGAAAAGTTAGTCCTTAAGATTGCTTGTAATTTATCGTTGCTGCCCATCATTGTTTTGGTTCTCCAGCCAAACAACTTTTCTTCATTAACATGTTTTCAGAGAAAAACTTTTCCCTAGTTCTTGGCAGATTAAGAAATGAAGGGTTTTCGTCACTGGAATAGTAGATGCCATTTGATCTGTAACAAATACAGGAAGTATATTAACAGCATAATGCAGTAATTATAATAGAGGACAATTAAAACAAGGCTTCAAGTTAAGTCAGTTTGCTTAATCTCATACAGGCTTAAATGTGTAGACCGGACTGGCAAAACCAGAAACCTACCAAACCTGAGCACACAGGCCTCAATTTACTAAACAGGGACTACAACTAACAATTGTTTTCAATATTGTTTACTTGAGTCAATACTATTTCAGAAAATTATGGGACATTACCATCAAAATTCcaagttttcattttcaaatgtctttttgttcAGCCAGCAGTCCAAAGCATCAAATTCTCATATTGGAGAAGCTGCAACCAGAGAATGGTTGGAGTTTTTGCCTATTAAATTACTGAAAAGTAGCCAATTGAATCATTTTCATCAGTTCTATTTCACAGGACATGTAGGGCAGTAACTGACAGAATATTTGTTATTTTGGGTAATGTGCTGTAGGTCAGCTACCAGTTTCGAGGGAACATTGGTCTGAAATGTTCACTGATGGGATTAGGTACATTTATACCCAGTCGAAGACAAAATAGCAGATGGCTTAGATTCAGATAACACAAGGCATGCTTATGCATTTATTCACATCATCAGTGGTGACTATCGTTGGGCAGATAGCTGTTAGCGATAGACAACTGAGCTCTGTACATCATGATTTAAATCATCCATAATGGTGTTAGAAGGCCTGTGGTTGTATGTGTCGCTTTAAGAGCAGCAC containing:
- the rtn3 gene encoding reticulon-3, translated to MGVEYVVIYMTTPPFSSSLSFLMHGNADKRVVLGSDKPCDGVATSLRFPTQPGSFSPGNYGSEAGPPDGQPDSPIKTSPVSERIKALEALAAKKKEPDFRSDGGFSHFRDRHHEKFSIETPKSPTEKITATVQKKGGSPDQESPESPFEVLGDLRQVSEFEETEEWMKAHLPPVPDFAAVDLIKGLLTSDNVPSKEKETNIVIPDSPTAFAGVPDAFMDSPIEAPKLMNDPSDVQKQPSVEEDSEFDLSFLPTAYMWDQQEKSGAQSPSNCSSVLPASPAPPAGFDSPSPAVPTVGMEDKQNVVDDKKPTWTGDLEPPEASEVDSSGESDDTVIEDGVSVPPSSDPAASNDPITTPASTAQNLHSEDKVTPPPKSERKLMQVPTINVIETDEPNYSDEEMEMELEAEEDEDYEVVKDPAREAPNMTETKITDGKNEPPKPRPVETEFMEGYSPPSSPVDSDAEYSPKHKILKTLPEISKPEAPLNQTDTKDLASDTQAQSEISQTSSSPFIITNEEVDFPDNDDEWSDEAQDILVKSCKTDLAFVEQTSYSQSKMDQKSSTAAQGTHMEEALLSKTSFMQDDIYDRQSFDYDYDASTPLDDIDDKGLSNAKERFLSDPSRIHVETLNASTAPNDALDECQNLEDVASVNDEAFPKPVGQSFIRDYPQDPYSSLQNEILGSISEQDFNKKMTTANVTDNMVNGKSLLGQKMGSNSQQDTTSITESVDLDTSVSEPTDSFVDFMRECLKSRQDDDDDDAQQGVPLKTEFCKTHVPPSHPHPTMVMDLEQEQLTISALKELGSSQEEEEEMVSLQSTVADQDKVNPNATSIQQSSFTSVPTPPCSQSNLVFDSTYSKEVEAINELVAEAYHLAEHVLTAILTHLSVKDLIHWRDPKKSGLVFGLSMLLLLSLAAFSVISVISYLLLALLCVTITFRIYKSVVQAVQKSSDGHPFKALMDKDVSIPPETFRKHVDTSLTYINRALKQMSRLFLVEDLVDSLKLAVVMWLFTYVGAVFNGITILILADILLFAVPPVYEKNKTQIDQYIDLARTQVNTTMAKLQEKLPGAMKRSKTE